A portion of the Deltaproteobacteria bacterium genome contains these proteins:
- the folD gene encoding bifunctional methylenetetrahydrofolate dehydrogenase/methenyltetrahydrofolate cyclohydrolase FolD → MANIIDGKAVAKEIQKQIKEEVDGLERRWGLTPGLAVVLVGEDPASQVYVKNKEKACREVGIKSVEHVLPATISEKDLLAVINQLNKNKSVHGILIQLPLPAHIHGEKILDAVSPHKDVDGFHPVNQGRLLLGGGTGFRPCTPLGIMSLLESTRSEIKGKKAVVVGRSNIVGKPVALMLLEKHATVTLCHSRTANLREEVARADILVAAIGKAGLIRGDWVKPGAVVIDVGMNRLPSGKLCGDVEFDAAKERAAAITPVPGGVGPMTICMLLFNTLKAAKDSLQRER, encoded by the coding sequence ATGGCAAATATCATCGACGGTAAGGCCGTCGCCAAGGAAATCCAAAAACAGATCAAAGAGGAAGTCGATGGCTTGGAACGGCGCTGGGGCTTGACTCCGGGACTCGCCGTGGTCTTGGTCGGCGAAGATCCGGCCTCGCAGGTGTATGTCAAAAATAAGGAGAAGGCCTGCCGCGAGGTGGGCATCAAGTCGGTCGAACACGTGCTCCCCGCCACCATCTCCGAAAAAGACCTGCTGGCAGTTATCAATCAGCTCAACAAAAACAAAAGCGTGCACGGTATTTTGATCCAGCTGCCCTTGCCTGCGCATATCCATGGCGAAAAAATACTCGACGCCGTATCGCCCCACAAAGATGTCGACGGTTTTCACCCGGTCAATCAAGGACGACTCCTGCTCGGCGGCGGCACCGGGTTTCGCCCCTGCACGCCGCTCGGCATCATGAGCTTGCTCGAATCGACGCGCAGTGAAATCAAGGGTAAAAAAGCAGTGGTCGTCGGCCGCAGCAACATTGTTGGTAAGCCAGTGGCGTTGATGTTGTTAGAAAAGCACGCAACGGTGACGTTGTGTCACTCGCGCACGGCGAACCTGCGCGAAGAGGTTGCGCGCGCCGATATCTTGGTAGCCGCTATCGGCAAGGCCGGCTTGATCCGCGGCGACTGGGTGAAACCCGGCGCGGTGGTGATCGACGTCGGCATGAATCGCCTGCCGAGCGGCAAATTGTGCGGCGATGTTGAATTCGACGCCGCCAAAGAACGCGCCGCCGCGATTACGCCGGTGCCCGGCGGCGTCGGCCCGATGACCATCTGCATGCTGCTCTTCAACACCCTGAAAGCTGCGAAAGATTCTCTGCAGCGCGAACGCTAA
- the gcvH gene encoding glycine cleavage system protein GcvH, with translation MEFPEGLRYSKEHEWVLVEGNTATIGITDYAQEELGDIVYVELPELGEKIVKDDPFGAVESVKAVSEIFAPVSGTVLEVNDVLPDNPETINDDAYGDGWLIRIEMSDDDDLKDLMSAEEYAEYVEQQKDEDDEEEEDDDEQDDDEEEEDDDNNK, from the coding sequence ATGGAGTTCCCCGAAGGGTTACGCTACTCAAAGGAGCACGAGTGGGTTTTGGTCGAAGGCAATACCGCGACCATCGGTATTACCGACTATGCGCAGGAGGAGCTGGGAGACATCGTTTACGTAGAGTTGCCCGAGCTCGGTGAGAAAATCGTCAAGGACGATCCTTTCGGTGCGGTGGAGTCGGTCAAAGCGGTCTCCGAGATTTTCGCGCCGGTGAGCGGCACGGTGCTCGAAGTAAACGATGTGTTGCCGGACAATCCTGAAACCATCAACGACGACGCCTACGGCGACGGCTGGCTGATTCGCATCGAGATGTCGGACGACGATGACCTCAAGGATCTGATGTCCGCCGAAGAATACGCTGAATACGTCGAGCAGCAAAAAGACGAAGATGACGAAGAAGAAGAGGACGACGACGAGCAAGACGACGACGAAGAAGAAGAGGACGACGACAACAACAAGTAG
- a CDS encoding VOC family protein has translation MLKPIGITEGHYECRALDETLPIFTDLMNAEVLERTDKLAVVKHPNTRWRLGIHEGGPDSKNKPHSNHYGFRVANSKEIPKACDYITANKEKYKIRSVTKPHEAHFAYSIYFKEPGGNDLEIEYYNPGALKHGRRIAQTPWQSLLPPDKAQDKPYLCQAMTHGTLNCDDKEKSDQFLANVLGLDIIGGGRQSTYICKPDFGPWYIVVLPTTHRDYLNENNRFTLQVATPEEVEDAHKEFSKNGKALGINDVRELQTNGRAHFLLSDINKNWWEITS, from the coding sequence ATGTTGAAACCGATTGGCATCACAGAAGGGCACTACGAGTGCCGCGCGCTCGATGAGACCCTGCCGATCTTTACCGATCTGATGAATGCTGAAGTTCTCGAGCGTACCGATAAGCTGGCGGTGGTGAAACATCCCAACACCAGATGGCGTCTGGGGATTCACGAGGGCGGCCCCGATTCGAAGAACAAGCCGCACAGCAACCACTACGGCTTTCGCGTTGCCAACTCCAAAGAGATTCCCAAGGCTTGCGATTACATCACCGCCAACAAGGAAAAGTACAAGATTCGCAGCGTGACCAAGCCCCACGAAGCCCACTTCGCCTATTCCATTTACTTCAAGGAACCGGGCGGCAACGATCTGGAAATCGAATACTACAACCCTGGGGCGCTGAAGCATGGCCGGCGGATTGCGCAAACGCCATGGCAGTCGCTCCTTCCGCCGGACAAGGCACAGGACAAGCCGTATCTGTGCCAAGCGATGACCCACGGCACACTCAACTGCGACGACAAAGAAAAAAGCGATCAGTTTCTCGCCAACGTGCTCGGGCTCGACATCATCGGCGGCGGGCGCCAGTCGACCTATATCTGCAAGCCGGACTTCGGCCCCTGGTACATCGTCGTGCTGCCGACCACGCACCGCGATTATCTAAACGAAAATAATCGCTTCACGCTGCAGGTCGCGACGCCGGAAGAAGTCGAAGACGCCCACAAAGAGTTTTCGAAAAATGGCAAAGCACTGGGCATCAACGATGTGCGCGAATTGCAAACCAACGGCCGCGCGCACTTTCTGCTGAGCGACATCAACAAGAATTGGTGGGAGATTACTTCGTAA
- a CDS encoding alpha/beta fold hydrolase yields MSAPRTIGEVKNDIRERVGTRAPFLHASKEESEEALAKMPDFAGETWAAAWNSLGAKWEEQANSAEKAGNAAEAKSAFLKSYGYYGIARHPFPSTPGKHHGYVKTREMFLRASRYFDIPVEAVKIPFKDKPIVGHLRLPKKLPAPMIMHWGGIDNWKEERHSFGENFVKEGWGCFIIDSPGTGECPMLAGPDAHQVHLAVLDYLLKRPEVDKNKIAVVGASFGGHWSTKLAHLAPDKLRGAVNWGGGIHHFFQPQWQERSRHADSYLFDLIEARANLFGKKTFDELCAVMPALSLLNQGLLDKPCAPLLIVNGKEDKQVPLEDFYLLLEHGGPKTIRLFPGGHMGAIPNIFKTALAWLHERLD; encoded by the coding sequence ATGAGCGCACCCCGCACCATCGGCGAGGTCAAAAACGATATACGCGAGCGGGTCGGCACCCGGGCGCCGTTTCTGCACGCCAGCAAAGAAGAGTCGGAAGAAGCGTTGGCCAAGATGCCGGACTTTGCCGGCGAGACCTGGGCCGCAGCTTGGAATTCACTGGGCGCCAAGTGGGAAGAGCAAGCCAACAGCGCCGAAAAAGCCGGCAACGCCGCCGAAGCCAAGTCAGCGTTTCTCAAGTCTTATGGATATTACGGCATCGCCCGCCACCCCTTTCCCAGCACGCCCGGCAAACATCATGGCTATGTCAAAACCCGGGAAATGTTTTTGCGCGCTTCGAGATATTTTGACATTCCCGTCGAAGCTGTGAAAATTCCGTTCAAAGACAAACCGATTGTCGGCCATCTGCGGCTGCCGAAAAAACTCCCGGCACCGATGATCATGCATTGGGGCGGCATCGACAATTGGAAGGAAGAACGCCACTCCTTCGGTGAGAACTTCGTCAAAGAAGGCTGGGGCTGCTTCATCATCGACAGTCCGGGCACCGGCGAATGTCCGATGTTGGCTGGACCCGACGCCCATCAAGTGCACCTCGCCGTCCTCGATTACTTGCTGAAGCGCCCCGAGGTCGACAAAAACAAGATCGCCGTCGTCGGCGCCAGCTTCGGCGGCCACTGGTCCACCAAACTGGCGCACCTTGCGCCCGACAAACTGCGCGGCGCGGTCAACTGGGGCGGCGGCATCCACCATTTCTTTCAACCCCAGTGGCAGGAGCGCTCGCGCCACGCCGATTCTTATCTGTTCGATCTCATCGAAGCGCGCGCAAACCTGTTCGGCAAAAAGACTTTCGATGAACTTTGCGCGGTGATGCCCGCGCTTTCATTGCTCAACCAGGGTCTGCTCGACAAACCCTGCGCGCCGCTCTTGATCGTCAACGGCAAAGAAGACAAGCAGGTGCCGCTGGAAGATTTCTACTTGCTGCTCGAACATGGCGGACCAAAGACGATCCGCCTCTTCCCCGGCGGCCACATGGGGGCGATTCCGAACATCTTTAAGACCGCGCTCGCCTGGCTGCACGAGAGATTGGATTGA
- a CDS encoding dipeptidyl aminopeptidase: protein MKLALLFVALTLLVGTLPTSAQQNPAPVQPEILKIPMKSGSAFGGGVDMVTHLYKPNGNGPFPVVIFSHGRSGERDKRWHLKAPVLNGHGNFWLRKGFAVVASVRPGYGDTGGVDREASGATGSGSACGGTPDYFRVARFAGEAVLTTMEWLKSQPWSNNDKILLVGQSVGGLTTIGVAATNPNGVIGAINFAGGFGGAPHATPGRSCQPDKLTALFGEFGKTIKAPSLWLYAENDLYWPAEAPKEWHQAFAAGGSKTKFVMTPALTGTDDGHNLLAVGGRMWSPHVNDFVKELGF from the coding sequence ATGAAACTCGCTCTCCTTTTCGTTGCTCTTACGTTGCTCGTCGGGACCTTGCCAACCTCGGCGCAGCAAAACCCAGCGCCGGTGCAGCCGGAGATATTAAAGATTCCGATGAAAAGTGGCAGCGCATTTGGAGGTGGGGTTGACATGGTCACCCATCTTTACAAGCCAAACGGGAACGGACCATTTCCGGTGGTCATCTTTTCGCATGGTCGATCTGGAGAACGCGACAAACGTTGGCATCTAAAAGCTCCGGTTCTCAATGGTCACGGTAACTTTTGGTTGCGCAAAGGATTCGCGGTGGTAGCTTCGGTTCGACCGGGATACGGAGACACCGGCGGAGTTGATCGTGAAGCTTCCGGTGCGACCGGCAGCGGTAGCGCGTGCGGTGGCACGCCGGATTATTTCAGAGTGGCGCGGTTCGCCGGAGAAGCCGTGTTGACGACGATGGAATGGCTCAAGAGCCAACCATGGAGTAACAACGACAAAATCCTTCTGGTGGGTCAGTCTGTCGGCGGCTTAACCACCATCGGAGTCGCCGCTACGAACCCCAACGGCGTCATCGGTGCGATAAATTTTGCCGGCGGTTTTGGAGGGGCACCCCATGCGACCCCAGGCCGGAGCTGTCAACCGGATAAACTCACAGCGCTCTTCGGAGAGTTTGGCAAGACAATCAAAGCTCCGTCGTTGTGGCTCTATGCTGAGAACGATCTCTACTGGCCGGCCGAGGCGCCGAAAGAATGGCATCAAGCCTTCGCGGCGGGAGGAAGCAAAACCAAATTCGTCATGACGCCAGCGTTGACCGGCACCGATGACGGCCACAACCTTCTGGCAGTCGGTGGTCGTATGTGGTCACCGCACGTTAACGATTTCGTCAAGGAACTCGGCTTTTAG
- the gcvT gene encoding glycine cleavage system aminomethyltransferase GcvT: MALALKRTPLYTAHRLAGAKIVEFAGWEMPVQYTGVTDEHLAVRQRAGLFDVSHMGEIEVRGPGALERCQELTVNDVGRMKQFQAQYNLLLNEQGGVVDDVIFYRTAADRWLICVNASNAAKDFLWIESHARNQPAVEVEDLSDRYAQLALQGPLAEKIVQPLTKLPLAQIKSFYFAYGDVASVRCLVARTGYTGEAGFELYCDAGDGEKLWNNLLEAGSAHGLVPAGLGARDTLRLEKAYPLYGHELDDQTTPLEAGLDWVVKFSKNRFIGRDILAKQKETGLTRKLVGLELVEPGIARAGYRVMKGDQTVGHVTSGTRSPSLAKSIALAYVSSAEGGLDNSLAVEIRGRKVACKTVELPFYRGQL, encoded by the coding sequence GTGGCCCTCGCTCTAAAAAGAACGCCCCTTTACACGGCGCATAGGCTAGCCGGCGCCAAGATCGTCGAGTTTGCCGGCTGGGAGATGCCGGTGCAGTATACCGGCGTCACCGACGAGCATCTGGCGGTGCGCCAACGCGCCGGCTTGTTCGACGTCAGCCATATGGGTGAGATCGAGGTGCGCGGGCCCGGCGCGCTCGAACGATGCCAAGAGCTGACGGTCAACGACGTCGGGCGCATGAAACAGTTTCAAGCGCAGTATAATCTTCTGCTCAACGAACAAGGCGGCGTCGTCGACGACGTGATCTTTTATCGGACGGCGGCCGACCGGTGGCTCATTTGCGTTAATGCCTCGAACGCCGCCAAAGACTTTCTCTGGATCGAGTCCCATGCGCGCAATCAGCCTGCGGTCGAAGTGGAAGACTTGAGCGACCGCTACGCGCAGCTCGCGCTGCAGGGGCCGTTGGCGGAAAAGATCGTGCAGCCGTTGACGAAGCTGCCGCTGGCCCAGATAAAATCTTTCTATTTTGCTTATGGTGACGTCGCGTCGGTGCGCTGTCTCGTGGCGCGCACCGGGTACACGGGCGAAGCTGGGTTCGAGCTCTATTGCGACGCCGGTGATGGTGAAAAGTTGTGGAACAATTTGCTCGAAGCTGGCTCTGCGCATGGGCTGGTGCCCGCCGGCCTAGGTGCGCGTGATACGCTGCGCCTGGAGAAGGCTTATCCTCTTTACGGTCATGAGCTGGACGATCAAACCACGCCGCTCGAAGCCGGCTTGGATTGGGTGGTAAAATTTTCTAAGAATCGCTTCATTGGCCGCGATATTTTAGCTAAACAAAAGGAGACCGGGCTAACGCGCAAACTGGTGGGCCTTGAGCTGGTCGAGCCGGGCATTGCCCGCGCCGGCTATCGCGTGATGAAAGGCGACCAAACCGTTGGCCATGTGACGAGCGGCACGCGCTCGCCGTCGCTGGCAAAGTCGATCGCCTTAGCCTATGTCAGCAGTGCCGAAGGCGGTCTCGATAATTCGCTCGCGGTGGAAATCCGCGGTCGCAAAGTGGCTTGTAAAACAGTGGAGTTGCCTTTTTACCGCGGGCAGCTCTGA